The nucleotide sequence AAACCCCCATTCAAACCCGTCGCAACCACCGAAACCCCAATAGCCAAATCCAACTGCACAGGCACAACCGCAACAAACAAACGCCCAACCCCAGCGTACACAATAAGCAACGCAGCCGCAAGAATAAGAAAACCCTCAACCATACACGTAATATCCTCAATTTTCTGGTGCCCATAATTATGGCTATCATCAGGAGGCTTCTCAGAGAGCCAAACCGAAAAAAACAGCAACCCCGAAGCCGCAATATTCACCGTAGACTCCAAAGCATCAGAAAGCAAAGCCACAGAATCAGATACAAAAAACGCCACCAACTTGATAAGAAAGATTACGACCCCGCCAACAATTGCCAGCAGCGCCAACTGCTTTTTTTGCATACCATTTTAGCTCTGCACTCGGCGGCTTTTAGAATTTTCCATCCAAAAACCCCACAAAACACGCTAGCACCACGCACAAACCCCAGTCAACCCAACCACAAGGCTACACACCAAAACACGAACCTATTAGCAGCCTATTTGGTTCTAATTTTAATTGTATGCAGAAACCATAGGGGGAGGGGGGCTATATTTTGCGTTGGCAGTGCAGGGTCTGGTGTTTGGTGAAATGTTGCGGGGAGGAACCTTGTTCCATAACAGATTTAACAGACATTTTAGAGGAAGGTAATGGAAAACTGTTAGGATTGTTGATGTGTTGGATTCGCGGCGTGTTGTTCAGTGGGTTGTTCAGGCTGTTGTTATGGTGGCTATTTTTGCTGCTTTGTTATGGTATGTTGGGGTTGATTCGCTGTATGATGCGTTGTTGAACATTAAGGTTGAATATTTGGTTTTGGCGGCGTTGTGTTATGTTGGGATTAACGTTTTGTTTGCGTTTAGGTTGCAACGGGTTTTGGGGAAAGAGGGCATAAAAACCTCGTTTGGCAAAACCTTGCTCGCCCAATTCGCAGGCATGCTAACCAGCGACGTAACCCCCGGACGCTCAGGATACATCCTAACACCGTTCTACCTTAGCGACCAAAAAATCCCCACCTCAAAAAGCCTCTCAGCCATACTAGGAATCCAAACCATCGAATTTCTCGTCAAAGTCGCAGGCGGCACAGGAGCCATAATCTTTTTGATAAGCACAGTTCCCGCTCAGAACTGGGCAGATTTTGGAGAATTCGCAGGCATAAACATCGGCATTTTAGTTGCAGTTTTAGGCGTGGCGTTGATGCTCACAGGAGCAGTGGTGCTGGCGGCGTTCACGTGGTCCAAACGGGCAATCTCAGTTTTCGACCGCATCCTAAACTGGCGCTTCATCAGACGATTCACAGGCAAAATCCGCGAAAAACTCGTAGAATACAAAGACAGCTCCCACAAAACCCGCAAAGCCATACCCGAAATCGCCCTCATAACCGCGGTTTGCTGGGTTCTAAAAGGCTTTGAATGGTACTTCCTCGCACTAGCACTGGGCATAACCCAAATCCCATGGCTGGGCTTCTTCCTAATACACCCATTAGTAACCGCCCTAGCGTTTGTACCCATCACTCCGGCGGGCGCAGGTGTCCAAGAATTCGGCATAGTTGGCATCTTCACTCTGCTCTTCACCAACCCCACCGCCGAACAGATAGGAGCCATAGGAGCCTTCGCAGTTCTTGCACGCGGCATACTAATCATCATGGACTTAGTGGGCATACCCCAAATCGCCAAAACAACATCTAAAATCACGCTCTTCAAAACAAAACCCGCCACCACCATTGAAGACAACACCAAAACAAGCTAAACCCTCTTCTTCTGCTTTTCAACAAGTCAGTCTTCAGAAGGCGAGTAGCCTGCGGTCAGGCACCCGATTACGAATCAAGCTATCGATACTTTGGTGAGGGTACAGGTTTTGTTTGGGGAAGCAACCTGTTTTTGGTTTTTGCTATGAGGAGTTGATGTTTATGGTGATTCCACGCATTTATCATCAAAAAACTTAATAGCCCATATTAGTTTTTGTGATAGCTCAGGGTTGGGGCATGGTATCAAGAAAGTCAAAAAGAGGTTTTACCAAACCGCAAATCCAATTCAATGTAAAAAGCGGCGTAAAAACTCAGAAAACCCTTCTTGGTGTTGCCCTGATTTGTTTCCGTAAAGCAAACATGTAAGCGTAGGGGAATTGTATGACTGAAGTTAAGTCGATTGTTTGTCCGATTTGTGGTTGTCTGTGTGATGACCTTGAAGTTACTGTGGAAAATAACGAGATTGTGAAGATGAAAAACGGCTGCGCCGTATGCGAAGCCAAAATGGTTCACGGCTACAAGACTGAGAGAATTATGGAGCCAATGATTCGCAAGGAGGGCAAGCTGGTTCCAGTTAGCATGGACGAAGCGGTAACCAAAGCCGCCCAGATACTTACCGACGCAAAATATCCACTCCTGTTCGGATGGGAATGCTGCACCAGCGAAACCCAACGCATCGGCATCGAACTAGCCGAAGAACTAGGCTCAGCCCTAGACAACGTCTGCAGCATCTGCCACGGACCCTCAATGATGGCAACCCAAGAAGCAGGCTTACCCACTGCGACTCTGGGGCAAGTTAGGCACCGTGCAGACTTGATTATTTACTGGGGAGCCAACCCTTGGGCGTCACATCCGCGCCACGTAGAACGCTACACCGCCTTCCCCGAAGGACGCTTCGAAAAAAGCGAATGGACCAACTATATCCAAAAAATGAAAGCTAACTCGGGCAAGAAAAAAATCGACACCGTCATGAAACGAACCACACTAAAATACAAGCCGCCCGCACGCCAACAAACATGCGCGGTAGATGCGCCGCCTCAAGGCATAGAAAAGATGGGGCGTAAAATGATTGTTTTTGACGTACGCAAAACCATGACCGCCGAAGCTGCAGACTATTTCGTGCAAGTCGAGCCTAACAAGGACTACGAAATCTTCCAAGCCCTACGCTGCCTAATCAACGACCAAGAACTCGACGTAGACAAAGTCGGCGGCGTCCCCGTAGAATACCTAAAAGAAGTAGCCCACGCCATGGTAAACGCCGAGTTCGGAGCCATCTTCTTCGGGTTAGGCTTAACCGCAAGCGCAGGCAGATTCCGCAACATCGAAATCGCCATCAAACTAACCCAAGACCTCAACAGAAAAACCAAATTCACCATAACCCCCATGCGCGGACACTTCAACATCACAGGCGCCAACGTAGTCGCCAGCTGGCAAACCGGTTACCCCTACGCCTTAGACTTCTCCCAAGGCTACCCCCAATACAACCCAGGAGAATTTACAGCAGTTGATTTGTTAAAGCGCGGCGACAACGACGCCACCCTTGTCATATCCTCAGACCCCGGCGCACACTTCCCCGCAGTATCAATAAAACAGATGGTAAAACACCCCCTCATCGTCATCAACCCCGACATGAACTGCACCTCAAGACTAGGAGACGTCCTATTCCCAACCCAGTGGGGAGGCATAGAATACGAAGGCACCGCCTACCGCATGGACCTAGTGCCCATCATGATACGCAAAGTCGTCGACCCCCCACCAGGCATACCCAACGACGAACAAATCCTAACCAAAATACTCGCCAAAGTCAAAGAAATCAAAGCCAAAAAAACACAACAAGCCACCAAAACCCCGAACATAGCATAACCCGCCAACAACGCAGTAGCAGCTAAGCAAAGCAAAAACGCCTTCAACGCTTCTTTTCTTCTTCAAACCGTTTTTTACAAAACAAACGTATTTGTCAACATCAGAAATTATAGAAATGGGTGGTCGGGAGGGCAGGATTTGAACCTGCGACAGCTCGGTATCTGTGGCCTGCACAGGCTTGAATGAAGCCCACCATGGGTAGACCTCTACAGCGTCTCCGTAGACTAAGCACGTTAGCCCACTCGAGAGCTCTGCCAGGCTGAGCTACCTCCCGCCAGAAACCTACAATCTAAACAAACCAATTTATGCTTTGTGGCATAATAGGGGAAATAGAGCTTAGAAGAATGTGGGAGTTGTGACTGCAGGGTTGTTTTTGGGTGTTAAAGAATTTAAGGTGCTTTGGGGAATAGTATGGTGAGGGTTGTTTCTTGATTGAAGAACAGCGCAAAGTCTTGAAGTTTATGAGTGAAGTTACGGGTCGTATGGATGTTAATGCGTTTGCTGAGAAGATGGGGTTGACGGTTAATGAGACGATTGATTGTGTGCAGGAGCTTGCTAAGGAAGGGTTTGTGAGGAAAGTTGGCACGGGTTATGCTATGACTGAAAAAGCCCGAACCACGCTTAAAGCTTCAGATGCGGTGCCTGCAGAAAACAGTTTCCAGTTTTACACGGACATGAACCAGCCCACAGGCTTAAACGCCGCTTCCATACAGGAATTCTACGAGGCAATCTTGAAGGTTGACTTCAAATCCGTTGAATTCCACGTAAACCGAGACGACTTCGAAAACTGGATTCGAGAAACAATCAAAGACGAAGAATTAGCCGAGGAAATCGCCAAAACCAAGCAGTCAGACGCCAAAGGAGAAGAACTCCGAGAGGAAATCGCCAAAGCAATCCAGACAAGATACAACCTCTAAAACAGCCAAACAGGCACTTCAACGTTTCATGTGACTGTTTAAACAAAAATATTTCAAGCGCGGATATATACTGTGCATCAGCATAAGTGATTTATAAAGAGATGGACACTTAGAGAGTGTAGGTTGGAGCAAAGGAGAAGGCATCCATTACCTCATCCCTCAAACGCTCTGCGCAGAAGCGTCCAAATCACCCTCAAGCAACTGTAGGAACTGCTGCTTGCGGATACAGTGAAAACTTTTTGTCGTTAACTATATCAGGGGCTTTTCTGTGACACATAACCCAGGCAGGGAACATGGAACCCAAAATTGTGAAAGCCAATGCCGTAAAAGATGTCCTTACGCCTGAGCGGTGCACGGTCGCGGAGAACTGGGGCTACTCAACAGGCGACCCAACAGTTTCAATAGCCAGAGCCACTGTAAAACCGGGAGTTACCACCAAAAAACATCATCTCGAAGGCGTACAAGAAATCTACCTAATCGCAAAAGGAAAAGGCAAAGTCCACATAGGAGATTTAGAGCCTGCTGAAGTCTTTGAAGGCGACGTAGTAGCTATCCCCGCAGGCGTAACCCAGAGCATAACCAACATCGGAGACGCCGACTTGGTTTTCCACTGCATCTGCACACCCAGCTTCACCCAAAACTGCTACCACAACGACGAACCAGAACCCTAAAAACGCAGCAACCAAGCTTTTAGGTAAACAAAATAAAAGAAAAGAAGTGGGTTATGCGATTTTTGTTATTTGCGGTTTTACTTCGCCTTTGATTCCCAAGTTTTTGGCTTCTGTTACTTGTACCATGCAGTCCACGTTGTAGTCTTTGTTGAATCGTTTGTAGTCTATCATGCCCAAAAAAGCGGCGTCAACCGAGACGGGCGAGTTTGAAGCCAAAATGCCAAGGTCGTCCATTGCGATTTTTCCAGGGGCGGGTAGGCAGTCGCAGTATTGGGTTATGTCTTTTGCAAAGCTAACGCAGGAGACTTTGTCAGGCTTAAAAGTTGAGAGAACACCGTACGCGGCGGAGGCTAAGGCTTTGAGCAAGTCTTCTTTATGGGTCAAAGTGATAGCTCCCGCGGGACAGTTATCAGAACATACGGGGCAACGCATACACAATTCAGATTTGTTATGGGCTTTTCCATCCACAATTACGGGCAAGCTCATAGGGCAGACGTCTTTGCATTTGCCACAGCCCGTACATTTGGACGCGTCTATTTCTAAGCCGACAACTCGGTGCTGACGCAGCTTACCCGCATGAGGAGTGCAACCCATGCCCAAGTTCTTGATGGCACCGCCGTAACCGCTTAGTTCGTGTCCTTTACAGTGGGAAACTATAATCATGGCGTCCGCTTGGTCTATGGCTCCTGAAACTTCGATTTCCCCAAGCATACCCTTAGTTTTAACTGTTCGGTAGTTTTCGCTACGCAACCCATCAGCCACAATAAAAGGTGCCATGTTAAAACCGTTAGTCAACGCAGTTACCATATGGTCGTAAGCGTTGTGACGTTGGGCGCGATAATACGTGTTAGAATCAGTAAGGAATGGTTTGCCGCCAGCTTGCTTGATACGCGCTATGATGTCGTGGACAAAAAACGGCTGCACATAATACGGGTTACCCAACTCACCCACATGCAACTTAACAGCAACCAAATCACCCTCCTTGATGCAATCGAACGTGCCAGCAGCCTCATACAACTTGCCCGCTTCAGCCAACAAGTTATTGCCGGTATCCCAAGGAACATAATACACACTCACGCCAGAAAACCTCCCACACAAGCAAAGCACAAAGCAGTGAAAACATGTAATTTTGTCATAGAAC is from Candidatus Bathyarchaeota archaeon and encodes:
- a CDS encoding flippase-like domain-containing protein, whose translation is MVAIFAALLWYVGVDSLYDALLNIKVEYLVLAALCYVGINVLFAFRLQRVLGKEGIKTSFGKTLLAQFAGMLTSDVTPGRSGYILTPFYLSDQKIPTSKSLSAILGIQTIEFLVKVAGGTGAIIFLISTVPAQNWADFGEFAGINIGILVAVLGVALMLTGAVVLAAFTWSKRAISVFDRILNWRFIRRFTGKIREKLVEYKDSSHKTRKAIPEIALITAVCWVLKGFEWYFLALALGITQIPWLGFFLIHPLVTALAFVPITPAGAGVQEFGIVGIFTLLFTNPTAEQIGAIGAFAVLARGILIIMDLVGIPQIAKTTSKITLFKTKPATTIEDNTKTS
- a CDS encoding formylmethanofuran dehydrogenase subunit B: MTEVKSIVCPICGCLCDDLEVTVENNEIVKMKNGCAVCEAKMVHGYKTERIMEPMIRKEGKLVPVSMDEAVTKAAQILTDAKYPLLFGWECCTSETQRIGIELAEELGSALDNVCSICHGPSMMATQEAGLPTATLGQVRHRADLIIYWGANPWASHPRHVERYTAFPEGRFEKSEWTNYIQKMKANSGKKKIDTVMKRTTLKYKPPARQQTCAVDAPPQGIEKMGRKMIVFDVRKTMTAEAADYFVQVEPNKDYEIFQALRCLINDQELDVDKVGGVPVEYLKEVAHAMVNAEFGAIFFGLGLTASAGRFRNIEIAIKLTQDLNRKTKFTITPMRGHFNITGANVVASWQTGYPYALDFSQGYPQYNPGEFTAVDLLKRGDNDATLVISSDPGAHFPAVSIKQMVKHPLIVINPDMNCTSRLGDVLFPTQWGGIEYEGTAYRMDLVPIMIRKVVDPPPGIPNDEQILTKILAKVKEIKAKKTQQATKTPNIA
- a CDS encoding DUF5752 family protein, producing MIEEQRKVLKFMSEVTGRMDVNAFAEKMGLTVNETIDCVQELAKEGFVRKVGTGYAMTEKARTTLKASDAVPAENSFQFYTDMNQPTGLNAASIQEFYEAILKVDFKSVEFHVNRDDFENWIRETIKDEELAEEIAKTKQSDAKGEELREEIAKAIQTRYNL
- a CDS encoding cupin domain-containing protein; translation: MEPKIVKANAVKDVLTPERCTVAENWGYSTGDPTVSIARATVKPGVTTKKHHLEGVQEIYLIAKGKGKVHIGDLEPAEVFEGDVVAIPAGVTQSITNIGDADLVFHCICTPSFTQNCYHNDEPEP
- a CDS encoding DUF362 domain-containing protein — protein: MSVYYVPWDTGNNLLAEAGKLYEAAGTFDCIKEGDLVAVKLHVGELGNPYYVQPFFVHDIIARIKQAGGKPFLTDSNTYYRAQRHNAYDHMVTALTNGFNMAPFIVADGLRSENYRTVKTKGMLGEIEVSGAIDQADAMIIVSHCKGHELSGYGGAIKNLGMGCTPHAGKLRQHRVVGLEIDASKCTGCGKCKDVCPMSLPVIVDGKAHNKSELCMRCPVCSDNCPAGAITLTHKEDLLKALASAAYGVLSTFKPDKVSCVSFAKDITQYCDCLPAPGKIAMDDLGILASNSPVSVDAAFLGMIDYKRFNKDYNVDCMVQVTEAKNLGIKGEVKPQITKIA